One window of the Acinonyx jubatus isolate Ajub_Pintada_27869175 chromosome A2, VMU_Ajub_asm_v1.0, whole genome shotgun sequence genome contains the following:
- the LOC106979022 gene encoding olfactory receptor 7G2-like, with the protein MEPRNKTGVSEFLLLGLTEDPELQPLVFSLFLSMYLVTILGNLLIILAVSSDSHLHTPMYFFLSNLSFTDICLSTATIPKMLVNIQAQNQSITYAGCLTQICFVLVFVGLENFLLAAMAYDRYVAICHPLRYTVIMNLRLCGVLMVLSLFISSANALLHSLMVLRFSFCKDLDIPQFFCELGQVVKLACSDTLINNILAYFMAGLLGGVPFSGIIFSYTQIFSAVLRMPSAGGKYKAFSTCGSHLSVVFLFYGTSIGVYINSAVTDSSRKTNMASVMYIVIPQMMNPFIYSLRNSDMQGVLKKLVSRIPSLL; encoded by the coding sequence ATGGAACCCAGAAACAAAACAGGAGTTTCCGAATTCCTTCTCTTGGGATTGACGGAGGATCCAGAACTGCAGCCCCTAGTCTTTAGTCTGTTCCTGTCCATGTACCTGGTCACCATCCTGGGAAACCTGCTCATCATCCTGGCCGTCAGCTCAgactcccacctccacacccccatgtacttcttcctctccaacctGTCCTTTACTGACATCTGTTTAAGTACAGCCACGATCCCAAAGATGCTGGTGAACATCCAGGCACAGAATCAGAGCATCACTTATGCAGGCTGCCTCACACAGATCTGCTTTGTCTTGGTTTTTGTTGGtttggaaaattttcttcttgcagcaatggcctatgaccgctatgtaGCCATCTGCCATCCCCTGAGGTACACCGTTATCATGAACCTCCGACTCTGTGGTGTGCTGATGGTGCTCTCACTGTTCATTAGTAGTGCCAATGCCCTGCTCCATAGTCTGATGGTGCTACGGTTTTCCTTCTGCAAGGACTTGGACATCCCACAATTCTTCTGTGAGCTTGGTCAGGTGGTTAAGCTTGCTTGTTCTGACACCCTCATCAATAATATCCTGGCATACTTTATGGCTGGCTTACTTGGGGGTGTTCCTTTCTCTGGAATCATTTTCTCTTATACTCAAATTTTCTCCGCTGTTTTGAGAATGCCATCAGCGGGCGGGAAGTATAAAGCTTTTTCCACCTGTGGGTCTCACCTGTCAGTTGTGTTCTTGTTCTATGGGACAAGTATTGGAGTGTACATTAATTCTGCAGTTACTGACTCTTCCAGGAAGACTAACATGGCTTCAGTGATGTATATTGTCATTCCTCAGATGATGAACCCCTTtatctacagcctgaggaacagTGACATGCAGGGTGTCTTGAAGAAACTTGTCAGTAGGATACCTTCTCTTCTGTGA
- the LOC106979019 gene encoding olfactory receptor 7G2-like translates to MCCLTCIFPIRLIKNMEPENQTSVTEFLLLGLSENPEWQPLLFGLFLAMYLTTVLGNLLIILTISSDSHLHTPMYFFLSHLAFTDICFSTTTIPKMLVNIQRQSKSISYTGCLTQVCFVLFFAGLENFLLAAMAYDRYVAICHPLRYTVIMKPHLCGLLILLSLSISIADTLLHSLMVLRLSCADLEIAHFFCELAQVIKLACSDTLINNILVYLVTSILGGIPFLGIIFSYTQIVSSILRMPSAGGKHKAFSTCGSHLSVVSLFYGTAFGVYISSAVTHSSKDTAVASVMYTVVPQMLNPFIYSLSNKDMKGALRKLI, encoded by the coding sequence ATGTGTTGTCTCACCTGTATTTTTCCCATCAGACTTATCAAGAACATGGAACCAGAAAACCAAACAAGTGTAACAGAATTCCTCCTCCTGGGTCTCTCAGAAAATCCAGAATGGCAGCCTCTTCTCTTTGGGCTATTCCTGGCCATGTATCTGACCACTGTGCTTGGGAACCTACTCATCATCCTGACTATCAGCTCTGACTCCCATCTCCATacacccatgtacttcttcctctcccacctggcCTTCACTGACATCTGTTTCagcaccaccaccatccccaagATGCTTGTGAACATCCAAAGACAGAGCAAATCTATCAGTTACACAGGCTGCCTCACCCAGGTCTGCTTCGTCCTGTTTTTTGCAGGCTTGGAAAACTTTCTCCTTGCAGCAATGGCTTATGACCGGTATGTGGCCATCTGCCATCCACTGAGGTACACAGTCATCATGAAACCCCACCTCTGTGGCCTGCTGATTCTACTCTCCCTGAGCATCAGCATTGCAGACACCCTACTCCACAGTCTGATGGTGCTGCGACTCTCCTGTGCAGACCTGGAAATTGCTCATTTCTTCTGTGAACTTGCTCAGGTCATCAAGCTCGCCTGTTCTGATACCCTCATCAATAACATCCTGGTGTATTTAGTGACTAGCATTTTGGGTGGTATTCCTTTCCTTGGGATTATTTTCTCTTATACTCAAATTGTCTCTTCCATTCTGAGAATGCCATCAGCTGGGGGGAAACATAAAGCCTTTTCCACCTGTGGGTCTCATCTCTCCGTGGTTTCCTTGTTCTATGGGACAGCTTTTGGGGTGTACATTAGTTCTGCAGTTACTCATTCTTCCAAGGATACTGCAGTAGCCTCCGTGATGTATACCGTGGTCCCTCAAATGTTGAACCCTTTTATCTATAGCCTGAGCAACAAGGACATGAAGGGAGCCTTGAGGAAACTGATCTGA
- the LOC106979025 gene encoding olfactory receptor 7G2-like, with amino-acid sequence MEPRNQTDVSEFLLLGLTEDPELQPILFCLFLLMYLVTILGNLVVILAVISDSHLHTPMYFFLSNLSFTDICLSTTMIPKMLVNIQAQNQHISYTGCITQICFVLVFLGFENFLLAAMAYDRYVAICHPLRYTVIMNPCLCGLLILLPLYVSIMDALLHSMMVLQLSFCIDLEIPHFFCELAQVIKLACSDSFINTLLANFMASTLSGISLFGIIFSYTKILSSLLRMPSAGRNYKAFSTCGSHLLVVSLFYGTGLGVYISSAVTDSSRKTSVASVMYTVVPQLMNPFIYSLRNRDMKEALRRIIR; translated from the coding sequence ATGGAACCCAGAAACCAAACGGATGTatcagaatttcttcttctgggattgaCCGAGGATCCAGAACTGCAGCCCATACTCTTCTGCCTATTCCTGCTCATGTACCTGGTCACCATCTTGGGAAACCTGGTCGTTATCCTGGCTGTCATCTCTgactcccacctccacacccccatgtacttcttcctctccaacctGTCCTTTACTGACATCTGTTTAAGCACAACCATGATCCCAAAGATGCTGGTGAACATCCAGGCACAGAATCAGCACATAAGTTACACAGGCTGCATCACCCAGATCTGCTTTGTCTtggtttttcttggttttgaaaattttctcctTGCAGcaatggcctatgaccgctatgttGCCATTTGTCACCCACTGAGGTACACGGTCATCATGAACCCCTGCCTCTGTGGGTTGTTAATTCTACTCCCCTTGTATGTTAGCATCATGGATGCCCTCCTCCACAGTATGATGGTGTTGCAATTGTCCTTCTGCATTGACTTGGAAATCCCCCACTTTTTCTGTGAACTTGCACAGGTCATCAAGCTTGCATGTTCTGATTCCTTCATCAATACCCTCTTGGCTAATTTTATGGCTAGTACACTGAGTGGTATTTCTCTCTTTGGGATCATTTTCTCTTATACTAAAATTCTATCTTCACTTTTAAGAATGCCATCAGCTGGCAGAAATTATAAAGCCTTTTCCACCTGTGGGTCTCATCTCTTAGTTGTTTCCTTGTTCTATGGGACAGGATTAGGGGTGTACATTAGTTCTGCAGTTACTGACTCTTCCAGAAAGACTTCAGTAGCTTCAGTGATGTACACTGTGGTTCCTCAATTGATGAACCCCTTTATTTATAGCCTGCGTAACAGGGATATGAAGGAAGCCTTGAGAAGAATCATCAGGTAg